The Candidatus Eisenbacteria bacterium genome includes the window CGCCGGATCGCGGAGAGGGATCGCGAGGCCGTCAAGCGGATCCTCTTCCGCCGCTGGGGCCCGCCTGGAGTGGTGAGCAGGGGACGGCTCCACGCCGCGCACGAACACGCCGGCTTCCTGGCCGAGGAGGGCGCGAGAATCGTCGGCCTCGTGACGTACGAGACGAGGCGGGGCAGGTGCGAGGTCGTCTCGCTGGATGCGCTTCGCCGAGGGGGAGGAATCGGCACGAGGCTTCTGGCCGCGGTCGAGAGACGCGCGCGTTCCCTCGATTGCCGGGAGGTCTGGCTCATCACGACGAACGACAACCTGCGGGCCCTCCGCTTCTATCAGCGTCGGGGCTACGAGATCCGGGCGGTCCATTCGGGATCGCTCG containing:
- a CDS encoding GNAT family N-acetyltransferase, with the protein product MASTPAGKGPIRVRRIAERDREAVKRILFRRWGPPGVVSRGRLHAAHEHAGFLAEEGARIVGLVTYETRRGRCEVVSLDALRRGGGIGTRLLAAVERRARSLDCREVWLITTNDNLRALRFYQRRGYEIRAVHSGSL